From Loxodonta africana isolate mLoxAfr1 chromosome 2, mLoxAfr1.hap2, whole genome shotgun sequence, the proteins below share one genomic window:
- the ZNF879 gene encoding zinc finger protein 879 isoform X4 has product MKKLIDGGPFNFKLGKTYIYEGKLEKQQGKNKPFRKVLVTFKKTYVKERSFKGTEFGKNLGLKSPLIRTPRIISRGRKPYSQQYSTVLKQLGISTWRKCYKCNVCGKVFLHSSSLSKHQRIHTGEKLYKCKECRKAFSQSSSLTQHLRVHTGEKPYICNECGKAFSFTTSLIGHQRMHTGERPYKCKDCGKTFKGSSSLNNHQRIHTGEKPYKCNECGRAFSQCSSLIQHHRIHTGEKPYECSQCGKAFTSISRLSRHHRIHTGEKPFNCSECGKVFSYHSALIIHRRTHTGERPYACKECGKAFSQSSALIQHQRIHTGEKPYKCNECGKAFSWISRLNIHHRIHTGEKPYNCKECGKAFSSHSAVNTHRKIHSGEKPYKCNDCEKAFNQSSALIQHQRIHTGEKPFNCKVCGKAFRQSSSLMTHMRIHTGEKPYKCRQCGKAFSQSSSLTNHQRTHTGDKL; this is encoded by the coding sequence ATGAAAAAGCTCATAGATGGAGGTCCTTTTAACTTCAAGTTGGGAAAAACCTACATATATGAGGGCAAGTTAGAGAAGCAACAAGGCAAAAATAAACCTTTCAGAAAAGTTTTAGTTACCTTCAAGAAAACGTATGTGAAGGAGAGAAGCTTTAAAGGTACTGAATTTGGGAAAAATCTTGGTCTGAAGTCACCACTTATTAGAACACCCAGAATCATATCCAGAGGACGGAAACCCTATTCACAACAGTATTCAACTGTACTTAAACAACTGGGAATCAGCACATGGCGTAAATGTTATAAATGTAATGTCTGTGGGAAAGTCTTCCTTCATAGTTCTTCCCTCAGTAAGCACCAGAGAATCCATACTGGAGAGAAGCTCTATAAATGTAAGGAGTGTAGGAAAGCTTTCAGCCAAAGCTCATCCCTAACTCAGCACCTAAGAGTTCATACTGGAGAAAAACCTTACatatgtaatgaatgtgggaaagccttcagttTCACCACATCTCTCATTGGACATCAAAGAATGCATACTGGAGAGAGGCCCTATAAATGCAAAGACTGTGGAAAAACCTTTAAAGGTAGTTCATCCCTCAATAATCACCAgcgaattcatactggagaaaaaCCCTATAAGTGTAATGAATGTGGGAGAGCCTTTAGTCAATGCTCATCTcttattcagcatcatagaatccatactggagagaaaccatatgAATGTAGTcagtgtggaaaagcctttacTTCAATATCGCGGTTAAGTAGACACCACagaattcacactggagagaaaccctttAATTGTAGTGAGTGTGGAAAAGTCTTTAGTTACCACTCGGCCCTAATTATACATCGGAGAACTCACACTGGTGAGAGACCTTATgcatgtaaagaatgtgggaaagccttcagccAAAGCTCAGCTCTTATACAGCATCAGAGAATTCACACTGGAGAAAAGCCTTACAAATGCAatgaatgtgggaaggccttctcctggattTCACGGCTTAATATACATCacagaattcatactggagagaaaccttacaatTGTAAAGAATGTGGAAAAGCTTTCAGCTCCCACTCAGCAGTTAATACTCATCGGAAAATTcatagtggagagaaaccttacaaaTGTAATGACTGTGAAAAAGCCTTCAACCAAAGCTCAGCTCTAATTCAGCAccagagaattcatactggagagaaaccatttaACTGTAAAgtatgtgggaaagccttcagacAAAGTTCATCTCTTATGACACATatgagaattcatactggagaaaaGCCTTATAAATGTAGACAATGTGGAAAAGCATTTAGTCAGAGTTCATCCCTTACTAATCATCAGAGGACTCATACTGGAGACAAACTGTGA